The genomic DNA CCCGGCGGGGTTCTTTCTTTTTCCAAAGCAGAAAAGAAAGAACGAAAGAAACTGCTTTTGTTCGTAACTTCACCGCCTAGTATCTTCGAAGCCAAGAATCTGATCAAACCGGGCCGCTCCCGAATCCAGTCGCCGGGGACGGCTCCGGATTCGAAGAGCCACGGCTTCCGTTTTGTCAGCTTCTAGGCTTCGAAGATGAGGGCTAGTGTTGGTCTTCGTGTGAACAAACATGAAAGGCAAGCAGGGAAACATTGAATGACGAGACCTTGGTTCATTGCTGCACTTGCCCTCTTATCTCCCTTGCCATCCGAAGTAACCCCGAATGAGCCAATTAAACCTCACAAGCCTTAGAAGCTGACTGATCGGGGAAGGCGACTTTGGTTGTAGAATATGTATGAACCCACATAATCCCGTACTGACCGGAATGGCAGGGACTACGCTTTTCATGGAGTGGAGCCGCCCCGATCAGATCAGATTCTCGGCGGTGAGGACTTGGCGGGTAAATCAAGAAAAGGCCGCGTTTCTTTGGTACTTTCTTGGGGCGGCTCAGCCACAAATCCGCAGGACAGCGGATTTGGACGTGGCGGTCCTCCGCAACGCCTCGCAGGGGTGAGCCACAGGACGTGGCGAATCAAAAAGTACCGCCGTCCGCGCAGGACACGGAAGGAGCGTCAGCGACTGGATTTTGGCCTTTCGCTTTTCGCTTTTTGCTTTTGCATTTTATCTTTCATCCCATAAGAAAGGCCGCCCTTCTTCAGGCGGCCCTTCCTTTTTCTTCCTCCCAAAAAAACTACTCCCCCTGAAACGCCTCCCAATCCGCCAAAAACGCAGCCAGACCGTTATCCGTGAGCGGATGCTTCATCAACTGCATGATCGTCGCATATGGTAATGTAATGACATCCGCCCCGATCAACCCGGATTCCAGAACATGCATGGGGTGCCGCACGCTGGCGACAAGAATTTTGGTCTCGAACCCGTAGTTGTCAAAAATGGTCCGCATCTGATCCACGCCTTCCATGCCGCTGTGCGTCAAGCCGTCAAGCCGCCCCACAAAAGGAGAGACGTACGTCGCACCCAATTTCGCCGCGAGCAGGGCCTGCGCCGGAGAAAACACCAGCGTCACATTCGTCTTGATGCCGCGTTCCCGCAACTCCCGCAGCGTCTTGAGTCCTTCGGCAATCATGGGAACCTTGATCACTACATTCTCACCGAATGAAACAAGATCCTTGGCCTCCTTGACCATCTCCTCATACGTCGTGGCAATGACTTCAAGACTGACTGGCCCATCTACCAAAGCACATATTTTTTCTGCCTGTTTCCGCCAATCGCCCCCCTCACGGGACATCAACGTGGGATTGGTTGTCACGCCGTCGAGCAACCCAAGTTCCTTTACTTCGAGCATCTGGTCGAGATTGGCCGTATCGAGAAAGAACTGCATGCATCCTCCTTGCTGAAATCGTGTAATAAACAACCCATTTTCAAGCTTCCACGACCCATACCATATTTTCGGATTTGGGAAAACAATATGCGATCTCATATCTCTCTCCGATTCCCCTTTCCCCCGACGCCTCTTTTGTTTACATTACCTGCCATGCCGAACATGGAACCCGTTCAGGTCATCGGGCTGGCACCCGGTTCACTTGATATCACCCCCTTTGCCAAAGACGCTCTCGCCAACGCCGACATGGTTGTCGGCGGGAAACGTCTGCTCGCTTCCTGCCCGGACAGCCTGCTCCACACCGATGCCGAAAAACTTCCTATTTCCGGCCCGCTCGGACCGATCTTCAAGAAAATTGAAGACACGGCATTCAAAAAGAAAAAAGTCGTCATTCTCGCGGACGGCGACCCGCTCTTCTTCGGCATCGGCAAGCGACTGACCGAAGAACTGGGTCGGGAAAACCTGATTTTCGAACCGAGCACGTCCACCATG from uncultured Pseudodesulfovibrio sp. includes the following:
- the fsa gene encoding fructose-6-phosphate aldolase, with the protein product MQFFLDTANLDQMLEVKELGLLDGVTTNPTLMSREGGDWRKQAEKICALVDGPVSLEVIATTYEEMVKEAKDLVSFGENVVIKVPMIAEGLKTLRELRERGIKTNVTLVFSPAQALLAAKLGATYVSPFVGRLDGLTHSGMEGVDQMRTIFDNYGFETKILVASVRHPMHVLESGLIGADVITLPYATIMQLMKHPLTDNGLAAFLADWEAFQGE